The genomic interval TCTCGTAGAAGGTGTTGCCCAGCTTGAGGAAGTGGGCCAGCGAGTCCAGCTCGTACTTGCATTCATATACGAAGGACGGGTCGTAGGTCGGGTGCACGGTGTCCTGCTCCGTGTTCTTGTAGGGCGGGAGCCCGCTGACAGAGGGAGGCTGGAAGGACTCGCAGTACGGCGACTGGATGACGAACTCGGCCTGGGTGTTGATCGCGCCGTGGATGAGGGTGAACAGGCTCTTGTCCTTGGTGGCCAGCGTCTGATAGTTGAGCAGCTGGTTGGTCGAGTCGCGGAGCCACTCGGCGTTGATATCGCCGGTCACGATGAAGGTTTGGGCACCCGTCCAGACGGAGCCGTCCCGGCGCGTGAGGCGCGAGTTGCTCGAGTAGGTGCCGTTGGGGACGTGCCATTTGATGGTGGTGTCCAGCGTGTTGGGGTAGGCATTACGGAAGATCTGAGCCAGGTCCTTGTCGACCAGACGGGACGTGACCTCCTCAATGACTTTCTCGACCGCGGCCGACGTGAACGTGCGGCATTGTTCAGCGGGACGCTGGAACGGCAGGTTCAAGGGTCCCCCGCTGTAGGGGCCGTGCTGCTGCGCGGAGTAGGTGGTGTAGTCGGGACAGGCGCGTTTCAAGATGGCCGCGTTGTCGTGAGCGAGACCATGGgcctggccgaggccgagcaAGGTTAGGGCAAGAATTGACAGCACCATTGTTGATAGGAGtgaacagcaacagcagcaccAACCGATCAGGCCAGGCTCAGCTTAAGTAGCCAGTCTCCCCCAGATGCCGATCGCAACCAGGGGTGCATTCCGAATCCCCCGACACCTAGATCAGGGCTAGCACGGTCTGTAGTGCAAAGACAAGCAATTGGATCTCGGGCGACATTTCCCCGCAGGGTGACATCGGCCAGGGACAAGGTTGTATTATCTAGTACTGCGTTAGTGCGCGGAGAGCGAACTAGATTAATTATACAAGGCTGACCATAACGACTTAACTAATTAACGTTAGTGAACTACGTAGCTACTTCTTCCCAAAGAACGACATAATGTTcccctggccctggccctggccctggccctggcccttgcccgccttgcccttgcccacCTGGACCGCGGGTTTCTTTTTGGGTGCCGGCTCATCTTCGGAGAAGGACTCCCATGTCGCTTCCTCTCGGGTCACTGTTTGTGGTGATTAGTTAGGTGGACGACGAACTCAAGCTAGACTCGCTTACCCAAATACCCCTCTTCGTCCTTGACCGTCCGCTTCTTGATGACTTGTCGTTTGCCCCGCCGCCGTCCACCCTGGACGGtggcttcttccttcagCTCGGCTGGCTTTGGTGGCGCCTCCACTGGTGGGGTCGGCTCGCGGGGTGGctcctcttcgtcggcatcgggCATTTCCTCATCTAAAACTCCGTTTAGGCGCGGTGGAGACGCAATGGTCACAAAATACATACCGTCACCGTCGTCATTCTCCATCATCTGTTTGAGCTTTTCCTCGCGCTCTTTCCTGCTTTCACGATTGGCCGGTTCGGTCTTTTTGTCTCCCTGGTCCGGGAACAATTCCTCTGGTTCCTCCTCCGAGGCGTCGTCAAGGACCACTGGGAAAGTATAAGCTCATGTTCGGCAAAGAAATAATGAAACTGACCAtcctctgccttcttctgtttcggcttggccttggcaaATGAGCTGAAAAGATCACTCTTCTCGCGCTTGGGCGCCGCCTTGGTTGCTGGCTTCGCAGATGATTGCGAATCCGAAGCTGGAGTGGATTGCTTCGAGGCCCGCTCATCCGCCTTTTTAGGAGGCGCCTCTTCCTGAAACGGCCGCTTGGCTGGAACCGTCGATTCTGACGTTTTGGCCGCTTCCACAGCCGgagctggtgctggtgctggtgctggtggccgTGTCCCCGTTCGCCGCTAGACCAGCTGTTAGCTCTTCGTAGACAAATGTGGACCAACTAGCGTACCTGGACATGCGTGTTCTGGATCATGCCCCATTGCTTCCCAAATTCCAACGGATCCTCATGGACATGCGCACTCCACGTCTCCCGACTCACATCCGTCAAGACATTCAGGTCCTGCAGCACCGTCGGCTGGACACTGTAGACATGTATTGTTGAGACCGACTCGAAGGTGGATTTGGCAGCTGCGCAAGGTCAGGTTAGAACAAGACCCAATATTTCCTCACAACACCCACCTTCCAAGTTCTCCTCGCGAGTTAGGATGATGGAGGTGACGCGCACCGCGTCCGCGGGGTCTTGGTTCGGCATCGAGCTGGGCATGTAAGGGCTGCTCTGCATAATTGCGTCCTCGTCGTTCGCGCCATGGCCGTTTGTctcgggtggtggtggcggtttTTGGATGCCGGAGATGACATAGGTCGCGTGGACGCTTTGGGGTTTCTTTGCGTTCTCGGTACGGTGGAAATCGAAGAGCATCCTGTGAGAAGCGAATACCCCGTCAGTAAGAAATGACTCCATGAGTTGCAGGTGGACGTACTGCTTGGCCAAAGTGGCATGCACCTTGAGCGCGCGGCTCAGCGAGCGATAAGTGACCTGGATTGCCATGAGTATTAGGAATATCACAAATGGAAATGACCATACTGTGCGCCGCTCATTGAGGACGTTCTCGGGCAGATACGaagcagccatggcagatGTGGTGCGGAAGTCAAGAAGAGGGAAGACGCGACACCACTTAACGCGTGTCAGTCAGCGGGTCTTGGCTCTCTCTTTGACTTACCTCCGTCCACTCTTCCGttgcttctttctttgcaGAGACGGACAAAAGCCCGTTCCTCTCTCCTGAGCTACATCTATTTTCTGCCAGCCTGCCCATGTCTACTCTCTTCCGATCGTCCTCCTCCCACATTCCATCTCCATGGAAAATTCGTTCGATCTCCCCGACTCCACCGACTGGTTGGACACTCCGCTGTCTCTGCTCGCGCCGCTAGAGTCTTCTCTGCGCTGCCAAGTGTGCAAGGACTTTTTCGACAACCCGGTCATCACGTCATGCAGCCACACGTTCTGCTCGCTTTGTATTCGCCGCTGTCTGAGCACCGAGGGGAAGTGTCCCGCGTGTCGCGCGTCCGACCAAGAGCTGAAGCTCCGTCGCAACTGGGCGGTCCAGGAGCTAGTCGATGCGTTCCAGACTGCACGACCAAAGGTTCTGGAGTTGGCTAAGAAGGAGGCTACGCGTCTTGCGCGTGGTGATCTCGCGCCGGATGGGCCGTCTTCGCCTAAGAAGCGGAAACTGGATCTGCGGCCCGGGGAGGGGTTGGAAGGATCACAGAGTAGCCCGCAGGGTGTGCGCACCAGATCGCAGAGGTCGAGAAGTGATGTGCCAGGCTCTTCGTCTGCCCCGGAAGTTATTGAAGACAGCCAGGATGAGGATTACGTTCCAGGTATGGCATCTTTGACGTATTGCGCGCACTGACTGGTCTAACGGGACTACAGAGGATGGCCTTGTTAATTGTCCTATCTGTCAccgcaagatgaagaatgaAGCGGTCTTTGCGCATCTTGATAGAGATTGTCCAGGAACCCCTACTGCGCCGAAGACCAAGTCTTTTGGGTAAGTCTATGTGCATTGCATGAATCAAGGGTATCGAGCTCTGACTAAATTGTGTATATAGATCCTTGCAATCTGCGGCCCGCATCGCCTCACATCCCACCACTAAGCCGCCTGAGAGGATCCCCGCAATGAACTATTCGATCTTGAAAGACGTCGTGTTGCGAAGAAAGCTCCGTGATCTCGGCATCCCTGACTGGGGCGCACGGCAGCTGTTGCAAAGGCGTCACACCGAGTGGATGAACCTGTGGAATGCGAACTGTGACTCCAAAAACCCAAAATCAAAACGCGATTTGCTGCAGGAATTGGATGTATGGGAGCGGACTCAAGGAGGGCACGCGGCGGCGCCTTCGTTGTTCGTGGCGAACAACCCGGTGATGCGCAAAGATTTCAATGCTGCCGACTGGAGTACCTCTCACGACGGCGATTTCAAGCGTCTGATTGCGAATGCACGGAAACGGAACGATGCCGCTGTCAGGTCAACGATCCCTGGTGCCTCTGCTGCCCACGAAGAATCCCCATTGGAACAACCTGCCACAACATCAACTGCCAAGGACGTGGATGTGTCTCCGCCAGTCTATGGCGTTCTTGAATCCAACCCGCACGCCAATTCGTTAAACCCACCTCGATGACACGAGGAATTTGAAGGTCACCTGCAGGCGAGCGATCGCTTTCTCCCTATTTCGCTAGCATCTGACGATCTTCGACCGACATGTCGGAGAGTTTGTCAATGTTCTCCGCCAGCACGGCATCCACGTTTTGCTCAGCCAGCTTCTTGCGAGCCGCCTCATCAGAGGCCTGCTTGAGCCTGTCCAACTCGGCGAGCTTCTGCTGTGTCTGCGTcgcctcttctttctcctttgtGTCGCGCTCGGcctgctccagcgcctcgaGCTCATCATCAATCTCGCCCTCATCGACGACCGGCCCAGCTTCATTCATGATACTCccgacctcgtccaccttgGTCATTTCCTCGCGCAACTCCTCGAGCACATCTTCCACCCGTTCTGCGCCACCAACCTGCGCATGCAGTCCGCGGAGAACACCGGTGCTCGCCTCCATCACCCGAACAAGCTCCACCTGTCCTGCAGCCTGCTCGATATTCGAATAGATCTGCTCCAATTGGACCAGGGTATCAAGTCTCTGTTTCAGATTGCCCTCGGCCAACTTCTTGGAGCGCACAGCTGATAGCGCGGAAATGCGGTTCTTGTTGGCCAGCGCCGTCTTCGCGGACATGTTGAGCTCTTCGATTTTTGCCTCTAGATTCGTGACCTGTTTTGACATGGTCGAGAGGAGGGTCTTGATGGAGGCGATAGTCGTGTCCTCCTGCGTGATAGCGGGAGTTTCATCACTGGAAGACTTGAACTTGATGGTCTGCCGGTGGCTGGTCAGTAAATCACGAATCTTGTATATACCCTCTAATCTGGCATCATACCTTGCCATCATACGCAATAGCCCCAGTGTCCCGCGAAAGATAGAGCAATAACACATCAAAATCTTCATCCGATAGCTCCGTCGCATCATGCAGCACCGTAGCGTACTCTTCCACGAAGCTTTCCTTGGAGTATATAAGATCCAGCTTGGATGCATTGGCCCTCGTGGCCTTCTTTACAACCAGATCTGCCGTTTCCTACAAGATGTCGATCAGCAAGTCTGGATCAACTCTTATCCAAACCAAAAGGTACTCACTCGTAGATTCTCAACTAATACCAACTCCTGCACCTGCAGCCTCGGCGCGGACTCGTCAGACCCCACCACGATCCCTTTCAATTGTCGCATCCCCCAACTCATCACATTCCACGGACTAAGTGCCCCGGGATCAATGATCCGCCATTGACTCTTCTGCAGGCTGCCAGCGATGGTTCTATAAACCGGTAGAGCAACCATGGTATGTTTGCGCAATGCCTCTTCCTGGACAGTACAGCGAAATTAGCAACCTCAACATCTCAAGTGTGTGTACAAAAGACACACACAATAAAGAAAGTAaaacaaagggaaaaaaacATACAAACACAGCCCCCAGCGCAACAGGCCTCCCCCACTCCGGACTCTCCAAATCCCTCAGCAGCGACTCATCGGTCCTCAGAACGAGATGAtccgtcttcttccgcagcgACGGGTTATTATTTCCCGTACTTTGTTTTGCCGTGGACGACGCCGACACGGATAACGACCCGGAGCGTCTGCGCACACCACGCGAAGAAGTGTATCCGCGTCTCGCGGCGTGGTTGAGCGCTTGTTCCCACGCGGCGACGTTGACGGCGTAGCCGTCGGGGTTTGTTCGTTTTTGGAGCGTGAAGTCGGAGTAGAGGGATGGGAGGCGGTTTCTGGAGCGATTCGATTCGTTTAGTTTACTTTGGTGTGTTCTTATTTTGGAGGTTCTGCATTTGGAGGAAGGGAACTTGGGGAGAAGAGTTGGAGGTTGGCCGGGACGTACCTTCGGAAGGCATCCTCGTTGTTGAGGATGTAGTTGAGGAGGTCGCTCATCTTGCGACGGGTTGGGGGTGAGTTGGCAGTGGAAGTGCGGGTTGGTCCATAACAGAACCAGCCAGGCCCGCATGAGCTCCTGCGTTTATCGATAAGCAGCGACACGTGACGGTTCGGTATATTGTATGGGGCAGTTGTAGAGAAGATGTTGATCAAATAGCTCCATCGATTAGTTCTATTTatgatcaagaagaagggtatAGCCATTGTACCATCGAAGATCTGTATTCTATTCTTATGTGCGGCAATTCGACTACATATCATTAAGGCCTGCTATGCTCGTTCAAAGTCGTCATTCGGTGGGTTCTCGGCATCCCTGGCCCCCTGGGCCAGGTTGAGCGCCCCGGTATCCAGCTGAGTAGGCAGGCCGATGAGCGAGCGGCGGTGGTTGCGCCTGACGAGCTTCTCGCTGGTTTCCTCCAAGCCTCCTAGGGTTtcgatggcgctggcgggcTCATCTTGAGTATTATCAAAGCCTCGTGACCCTAAGTATTCCATTTTCACGGCATGGCGGAGCTCATCGACAAAGCTCTGCATCTCGGGCATTGGGAAGATGCCATCGTTCTCGAGAACATCGGCGTACAGTCgttccgcttcttccagacACGCCGATGCCAGCGTGGGTTTGCCGGCCTTGAGCCACTGGTCCGCGGCGAGAATGCTCCACATGCCAGCTTTCCTGCGTCGTGCACCCCATTTGGCACCGCTGACGGGAACCTTGGAGGCGTAGCAGGCGGATATCCGCTCGCTGAAGAGAATCTGGCCCACCGAGCCGACCAGACCAAAGTCCACGACCCGCATGGCCCATTTGGCGGCGCTCTCGGTGGCGGTGCCACCCCGGGACTTGAGAAGCTCGACAGCCAGCGCGAGACATCGGAGGGCATGTAGGGCGTCATCGCACCGCGTTAGATAGGAGTAGCAAGCGGTCTCGAACATCTGGTCGACGTTCTCGAGCTTGATCTTGGACGACATGGCCATAGGGTTCAAGAGCATGCTCACTGCGCACATCTCATGCGCACCGGCATGGTACTTCCATGCTTTGTCATTGCCAAAATCCGAACGGACGATCTCGTAAGTTGAAGCAGACAGCTTCCAGTCGCGAAGCATAAACGCAAAATCGGCCATCTTTCGCAAAACTGCCTCTGGCGAGTCCGGCTGGTAGAAATTGTGTGCAGAGTCGTAGTTCCCACTGCTCCCGCTGGACGAGCCGGTCATGCTAGAGCGCGAGCTTGACCCAAACCCGGCCCAGCGCCGCGACATGGACATGAACCGCCCACTGATCCCGCGCCTTCGAGATGCCACTTGGTCGTTCCAGACGGCCACGCGGTTCTCCATGAAGGGGATCACCGATTGCGCCACTAGCTCGCGAATAAAGGTCCGGATTGCGGTGACATCGGAATCGAACAAACACGGGGTTCCATCCGTGTCCAGATCCACTAAGGTTTCTAGCAACAAAAGTCAGCAACGCCTTCTTTGGGGTGATAATTATAATTGGTCCTACCTGCTTCTCCTGCCCCCGAGAGGCGCTCTAACGGTGATAGCC from Penicillium psychrofluorescens genome assembly, chromosome: 5 carries:
- a CDS encoding uncharacterized protein (ID:PFLUO_007518-T1.cds;~source:funannotate), yielding MAASYLPENVLNERRTVTYRSLSRALKVHATLAKQMLFDFHRTENAKKPQSVHATYVISGIQKPPPPPETNGHGANDEDAIMQSSPYMPSSMPNQDPADAVRVTSIILTREENLEAAKSTFESVSTIHVYSVQPTVLQDLNVLTDVSRETWSAHVHEDPLEFGKQWGMIQNTHVQRRTGTRPPAPAPAPAPAVEAAKTSESTVPAKRPFQEEAPPKKADERASKQSTPASDSQSSAKPATKAAPKREKSDLFSSFAKAKPKQKKAEDVVLDDASEEEPEELFPDQGDKKTEPANRESRKEREEKLKQMMENDDGDDEEMPDADEEEPPREPTPPVEAPPKPAELKEEATVQGGRRRGKRQVIKKRTVKDEEGYLVTREEATWESFSEDEPAPKKKPAVQVGKGKAGKGQGQGQGQGQGNIMSFFGKK
- a CDS encoding uncharacterized protein (ID:PFLUO_007520-T1.cds;~source:funannotate) yields the protein MSDLLNYILNNEDAFRRNRLPSLYSDFTLQKRTNPDGYAVNVAAWEQALNHAARRGYTSSRGVRRRSGSLSVSASSTAKQSTGNNNPSLRKKTDHLVLRTDESLLRDLESPEWGRPVALGAVFEEALRKHTMVALPVYRTIAGSLQKSQWRIIDPGALSPWNVMSWGMRQLKGIVVGSDESAPRLQVQELVLVENLRETADLVVKKATRANASKLDLIYSKESFVEEYATVLHDATELSDEDFDVLLLYLSRDTGAIAYDGKTIKFKSSSDETPAITQEDTTIASIKTLLSTMSKQVTNLEAKIEELNMSAKTALANKNRISALSAVRSKKLAEGNLKQRLDTLVQLEQIYSNIEQAAGQVELVRVMEASTGVLRGLHAQVGGAERVEDVLEELREEMTKVDEVGSIMNEAGPVVDEGEIDDELEALEQAERDTKEKEEATQTQQKLAELDRLKQASDEAARKKLAEQNVDAVLAENIDKLSDMSVEDRQMLAK
- a CDS encoding uncharacterized protein (ID:PFLUO_007519-T1.cds;~source:funannotate), coding for MENSFDLPDSTDWLDTPLSLLAPLESSLRCQVCKDFFDNPVITSCSHTFCSLCIRRCLSTEGKCPACRASDQELKLRRNWAVQELVDAFQTARPKVLELAKKEATRLARGDLAPDGPSSPKKRKLDLRPGEGLEGSQSSPQGVRTRSQRSRSDVPGSSSAPEVIEDSQDEDYVPEDGLVNCPICHRKMKNEAVFAHLDRDCPGTPTAPKTKSFGSLQSAARIASHPTTKPPERIPAMNYSILKDVVLRRKLRDLGIPDWGARQLLQRRHTEWMNLWNANCDSKNPKSKRDLLQELDVWERTQGGHAAAPSLFVANNPVMRKDFNAADWSTSHDGDFKRLIANARKRNDAAVRSTIPGASAAHEESPLEQPATTSTAKDVDVSPPVYGVLESNPHANSLNPPR
- a CDS encoding uncharacterized protein (ID:PFLUO_007521-T1.cds;~source:funannotate), with amino-acid sequence MTSPGDAAPVKPPPSFSPGVPRGASKSRHPEQRESTASLDSELAESRTESSPTPPLSATSSELPIRTDSRTLRSSTPQLARSSLGSPFDAQVDGSDDLRSVITRSFSPTIAVYASEDTDELVRNKGFKGGFGELIRPFGETVPGKVVIRDSVGASRAWEDYGVRFVDLKGFGRAPLGRDARDSPLTQMEEVLEKHLESSDISLSGSIRPKDALGLPPMSPLCKLLFRQLLSATHPAPHETFGHPVASVIAISSRNTAPLETLRQLYAGSSTGEQRLPDWVHQEYLRYYVLVHDEERDDFDESTKLYDQMKRHFGLHCHLLRLRSSQCVVTDDDSIQLPQSEWLSPLERLSGAGEAETLVDLDTDGTPCLFDSDVTAIRTFIRELVAQSVIPFMENRVAVWNDQVASRRRGISGRFMSMSRRWAGFGSSSRSSMTGSSSGSSGNYDSAHNFYQPDSPEAVLRKMADFAFMLRDWKLSASTYEIVRSDFGNDKAWKYHAGAHEMCAVSMLLNPMAMSSKIKLENVDQMFETACYSYLTRCDDALHALRCLALAVELLKSRGGTATESAAKWAMRVVDFGLVGSVGQILFSERISACYASKVPVSGAKWGARRRKAGMWSILAADQWLKAGKPTLASACLEEAERLYADVLENDGIFPMPEMQSFVDELRHAVKMEYLGSRGFDNTQDEPASAIETLGGLEETSEKLVRRNHRRSLIGLPTQLDTGALNLAQGARDAENPPNDDFERA